The Candidatus Hydrogenedentota bacterium genome contains a region encoding:
- a CDS encoding nucleotidyltransferase domain-containing protein, translated as MTPMQRNKILRAYRAELAETLGGALDAMILYGSHARGEDRADSDMDVLCVIRGPFDYGELIARTSEPTARLSLEYGVVLSRAFVPREAYETHQLPFLMNVRREGITV; from the coding sequence ATGACGCCCATGCAACGGAACAAGATTTTGCGGGCCTACCGCGCCGAACTGGCGGAAACGCTGGGCGGGGCGCTGGACGCGATGATCCTCTACGGGTCCCATGCCCGCGGGGAGGATCGCGCGGATTCGGACATGGACGTGCTGTGCGTTATCCGGGGACCGTTCGACTACGGGGAGTTGATCGCCCGGACTTCCGAGCCCACCGCCCGACTGAGCCTCGAATACGGCGTGGTCCTTTCGCGGGCATTCGTTCCCCGCGAAGCATATGAAACGCACCAGTTGCCGTTCTTGATGAACGTCCGCAGGGAAGGAATCACCGTGTGA
- a CDS encoding dehydrogenase, with protein MAKKLMVVPDKVRKSGTLNLGKIPVNTYSRSIGEEIKSDSGVTLETCLRVYRDMALVREFETMLDNIKKLGAYQGIEYNHAGPAHLSIGQEGAAVGEALCLGVNDHIFGSHRSHGEIIAKGLRAVQDMTGNTLLGMMKGYFNGVPLAVVEKNEPNWEGLSLTPKGKKKPALATCAEEELGVDFLLYGLLAEVFGRETGFNKGMGGSMHAFCLPFGVYPANAIVGGSADIATGAALYKRIRGLEGIVVANIGDASIGCGPVWEALGFSCMAQFKNLWPEHARGGLPIIFNFMDNFYGMGGQPIGETAGFDRLARVGAALNPDNMHAEVVDGNNPLALADAYRRKMEIIRRGDGPVFLDVLCYRQAGHSPSDQSAYRERDEIDLWRAVDPLTEFGGKLVREGLATEAQLQSVREYATRKVTKACRLAVSEQTSPRMVLTPHQGVSQMMFTDEEEKELPGLARKEDLLLPVEENPRTKSIAKKSRSGVAEDGSILKATKAVTFGESLFEVVLHHFANDSRVIAYGEENRDWGGAFAVYQGLTEALPYNRLFNSPISEAAIVGTAVGAAMEGGRPIVELMYCDFMGRAGDEVFNQMPKWQAMSAGLLRLPIVLRVSVGAKYGAQHSQDWTALCAHVPGLKVIFPATPYSAKGLLAAALRGNDPVVFFESQRLYNQVEIFEPGGVPEGYYTLPIGEPAVMKSGGDLTILTFGATLYRAMDAAKRFESEFGVSVEVIDGRTLVPFNYAAVLESVKKTGKVIVASDACERGSYAHTVAGQLTQMAFDDLDAPVCVIGAQNWIVPPAEMEEEYFPQAFSFLDAYHQQIKPLPGYTPVINRTPEEMVALNRRGI; from the coding sequence ATGGCCAAAAAACTGATGGTTGTCCCGGACAAGGTGCGCAAAAGCGGCACGCTGAACCTCGGCAAAATCCCGGTGAACACCTACAGCCGCAGCATCGGGGAGGAGATTAAGTCGGATTCCGGCGTGACGCTGGAAACCTGCCTGCGGGTGTACCGCGACATGGCGCTGGTCCGCGAGTTTGAGACGATGCTGGACAACATCAAGAAACTGGGCGCGTACCAGGGCATCGAGTACAACCACGCGGGCCCGGCGCACCTGAGCATCGGCCAGGAGGGCGCGGCGGTCGGCGAGGCGCTTTGCCTGGGCGTGAACGACCACATTTTCGGCAGCCACCGCAGCCACGGCGAAATCATCGCCAAGGGCCTGCGCGCGGTGCAGGACATGACGGGCAATACGCTGCTGGGGATGATGAAGGGCTATTTCAACGGCGTGCCCCTGGCGGTGGTGGAGAAGAACGAGCCGAACTGGGAGGGCCTGAGCCTCACGCCGAAGGGGAAGAAGAAGCCCGCCCTGGCCACCTGCGCCGAGGAGGAGCTGGGCGTTGACTTCCTGCTGTACGGCCTGCTGGCCGAGGTCTTCGGCCGCGAGACGGGCTTCAACAAGGGCATGGGCGGCTCGATGCACGCCTTCTGCCTGCCCTTCGGCGTGTATCCGGCGAACGCCATCGTGGGCGGCAGCGCGGACATCGCCACGGGCGCGGCGCTGTACAAGCGCATCCGCGGCCTGGAGGGCATCGTGGTGGCGAACATCGGCGACGCGTCCATCGGCTGCGGGCCGGTGTGGGAGGCCCTGGGCTTCTCGTGCATGGCGCAGTTCAAGAACCTGTGGCCCGAGCACGCGCGGGGCGGCCTGCCGATCATCTTCAACTTCATGGACAATTTCTACGGCATGGGCGGCCAGCCCATCGGCGAGACGGCGGGCTTCGACCGGCTGGCCCGCGTGGGCGCGGCGCTAAACCCGGACAACATGCACGCCGAGGTGGTGGACGGGAACAACCCGCTGGCGCTGGCGGACGCGTACCGCCGCAAGATGGAAATCATCCGCCGCGGCGACGGCCCGGTCTTCCTGGACGTGCTGTGCTACCGGCAGGCGGGCCACTCGCCCAGCGACCAGTCGGCCTACCGTGAGCGCGACGAGATTGACCTGTGGCGCGCCGTGGACCCGCTCACGGAGTTCGGCGGGAAGCTGGTGAGGGAGGGGCTGGCAACGGAGGCGCAGCTCCAGAGTGTGCGCGAGTACGCCACGCGCAAGGTCACCAAGGCCTGCCGCCTCGCCGTGAGCGAGCAGACCTCGCCGCGCATGGTCCTGACACCCCACCAGGGCGTGTCACAGATGATGTTCACCGACGAGGAGGAGAAGGAGCTTCCCGGCCTGGCGCGCAAGGAAGACCTGCTGCTGCCCGTCGAGGAGAACCCCCGGACCAAGTCCATCGCGAAGAAGTCGCGCAGCGGCGTCGCGGAGGACGGCTCCATCCTGAAGGCCACGAAGGCGGTCACCTTCGGCGAGTCCCTCTTCGAGGTGGTGCTGCACCACTTCGCCAACGACTCGCGGGTCATCGCCTACGGCGAGGAGAACCGCGACTGGGGCGGCGCCTTCGCCGTGTACCAGGGGCTGACGGAGGCGCTTCCGTACAACCGGCTCTTCAACTCGCCCATCTCCGAGGCGGCCATCGTCGGCACGGCGGTCGGCGCGGCCATGGAGGGCGGGCGCCCCATCGTCGAGCTGATGTACTGCGACTTCATGGGCCGCGCGGGGGACGAGGTCTTCAACCAGATGCCCAAGTGGCAGGCCATGTCCGCCGGGCTGCTGCGGCTGCCCATCGTGCTGCGGGTCTCCGTGGGCGCGAAGTACGGCGCGCAGCACTCGCAGGACTGGACGGCGCTCTGCGCGCACGTCCCCGGGCTGAAGGTCATCTTCCCGGCGACGCCGTACAGCGCCAAGGGGCTGCTGGCCGCCGCGCTGCGCGGGAACGACCCGGTGGTCTTCTTCGAGAGCCAGCGCCTGTACAACCAGGTGGAAATCTTCGAGCCCGGCGGCGTGCCGGAGGGCTACTACACCCTGCCCATCGGCGAGCCCGCCGTGATGAAGTCCGGCGGCGACCTGACCATTCTCACCTTCGGCGCCACCCTGTACCGCGCCATGGACGCGGCGAAGCGCTTCGAGAGCGAGTTCGGCGTTTCCGTCGAGGTGATTGACGGGCGCACCCTGGTGCCCTTCAACTACGCCGCCGTGCTGGAGTCCGTGAAAAAGACCGGCAAGGTCATCGTGGCCAGCGACGCCTGCGAGCGCGGCAGCTACGCCCACACCGTCGCCGGACAGCTCACGCAGATGGCCTTCGACGACCTCGACGCGCCGGTGTGCGTCATCGGCGCGCAGAATTGGATCGTGCCCCCGGCGGAGATGGAGGAAGAGTATTTCCCGCAGGCGTTCAGTTTCCTCGACGCCTACCACCAGCAGATCAAGCCCCTGCCCGGCTACACGCCGGTCATCAACCGCACGCCGGAGGAGATGGTCGCGCTCAACCGGCGCGGCATCTGA
- a CDS encoding Gfo/Idh/MocA family oxidoreductase — MSQSDTRPGLSRRDFLRRGAAAAAGAAAFPLIVPGRALGLGGAVSANSRITVGFIGMGKMARGHLGSFLADPECQVLSLCDVERGRLESQAARVNAHYAAASGQGGYSACDVYGDFRALCARPDIDAVVIATPNHWHALNAVEALKNGKDVYLEKPLARTVNEGKALVRAARRYGRILQTGSQQRSDTAFRQACELVRNGRIGGVREVYVNVGGPPQEDNLPPEPVPEGLDWEMWLGPCMWRPYSSVLAPPESFDGWPEWRYYRPFAGGAMTDWGAHHYDIAQWGLGMDGSGPVEVIPPNPDNPEVTRITHVYANGVRMFHGGAGTGAGVEFVGTEGRVRVNRSQFLETEPGRLKHEIIGPNETRLYSSPDHRRNFLEAVRTRREPICPVEVGHRSATVCHLANIAHWLRRPLKWDPVLEEFPDDPEANRLLGRPMRAPWQLI, encoded by the coding sequence ATGAGCCAGTCTGATACCCGGCCGGGACTCAGCCGCCGGGATTTTTTGCGCCGGGGCGCGGCCGCGGCGGCGGGCGCCGCGGCGTTTCCGCTGATTGTGCCGGGCCGCGCGCTGGGTCTCGGGGGCGCGGTTTCGGCCAACAGCCGGATCACGGTGGGTTTCATCGGCATGGGGAAAATGGCGAGGGGCCACTTGGGGAGTTTTCTGGCGGACCCGGAGTGCCAGGTGCTGTCGCTGTGCGACGTGGAGCGGGGCCGGCTGGAGAGCCAGGCGGCGCGGGTGAACGCGCACTACGCCGCCGCGTCCGGCCAGGGCGGATACAGCGCGTGCGACGTGTACGGCGACTTCCGCGCCCTGTGCGCCAGGCCGGACATTGACGCGGTGGTCATCGCCACGCCGAACCACTGGCACGCGCTGAACGCCGTCGAGGCGCTGAAGAACGGCAAGGACGTGTATCTGGAGAAACCCCTCGCCCGGACCGTCAACGAGGGGAAGGCGCTGGTCCGCGCGGCGCGCCGTTACGGGCGCATTCTCCAGACGGGCAGCCAGCAGCGCTCGGACACGGCGTTCCGGCAGGCCTGCGAACTGGTCCGGAACGGGCGCATCGGCGGGGTGCGCGAGGTGTATGTGAACGTGGGCGGGCCGCCGCAGGAGGACAACCTGCCGCCGGAGCCCGTGCCCGAGGGGTTGGACTGGGAGATGTGGCTCGGCCCGTGCATGTGGCGGCCCTACTCGTCCGTGCTGGCGCCGCCGGAAAGTTTTGACGGCTGGCCGGAATGGCGCTATTACCGCCCCTTTGCCGGGGGCGCCATGACGGACTGGGGCGCGCACCACTATGACATCGCGCAGTGGGGACTGGGCATGGACGGAAGCGGGCCGGTGGAGGTCATCCCCCCCAACCCGGACAATCCGGAGGTCACGCGCATCACCCACGTCTACGCGAACGGGGTGCGGATGTTCCATGGCGGCGCGGGCACAGGCGCGGGCGTGGAGTTCGTGGGCACGGAGGGGCGCGTTCGGGTGAACCGCAGCCAGTTCCTGGAGACGGAGCCGGGCCGCCTGAAACATGAGATTATCGGCCCGAACGAGACGCGCCTTTATAGTAGCCCGGACCACCGCAGAAACTTTTTGGAGGCCGTGCGCACACGGCGCGAGCCCATTTGCCCCGTGGAGGTGGGCCACCGGTCGGCCACGGTCTGCCATCTGGCGAACATCGCCCACTGGCTGCGGCGGCCCCTGAAATGGGACCCCGTCCTCGAGGAATTCCCGGACGACCCCGAAGCGAACCGCCTGCTTGGCCGCCCCATGCGCGCCCCGTGGCAATTGATATGA
- a CDS encoding glycoside hydrolase family 95 protein, translated as MTLWYDRPAAQWVEALPVGNGRMGAMVFGGVPEERLQFNEGTLWAGQPHDYAHPGAAQYLPELRRLLFEGKQKEAQDLAMEHFMSEPLRQLPYQAFGDVLLDFGHKGKTKKYRRMLDLDSAAATTVYETGGVRHTREVFASHPARAIVMRLTASKPGKISFEARLTSPHTQAETLSVDGNTAALRGRVADYAFDPGGPAVPGALRFEARLSAVAEGGTVASADGVLRVKNADSVTLYLAAATSYRDFGDVTGDPEAVCAGILAAASGRGHDALRAEHLADHRGLFRRVTLDLGAAPPDLPTDERVRQSSKTPDPQLAALLFQYGRYLLIACSRPGGQPATLQGLWNDSLTPPWDSKYTVNINTEMNYWLAEPGNLSECHLPLFDALEEVALAGANVAREHYGLPGWGLHHNFDLWRGAAPINHSDHGLWPTGGAWLCQHLWWHWLHTGDRDFLRDRAYPLMRGAAEFFAGYLVEDPRSDQKWLISGPSNSPEQGGLVMGPAMDHQIIRGLFADTIAAAEELGVDAEFREQLAALRARIAPNQIGQHGQLQEWLEDKDDPKNDHRHVSHLWALHPGEEITPATPELFDAARQSLLFRGDGGTGWSMAWKVNLWARLGDGDHALKMLGNMLELVESGAKNYRRGGVYPNLFDAHPPFQIDGNFGAAAGIIGMLLQDHEGVLRLLPALPSAWPDGKVTGLRARGGFEVDLEWRGGALKEARVTATRAGETVLAWGETRKPVALAAGETVAWQPEAR; from the coding sequence ATGACCCTGTGGTATGACCGGCCCGCCGCGCAGTGGGTGGAGGCGCTGCCCGTGGGCAACGGGCGCATGGGTGCCATGGTCTTCGGCGGGGTGCCGGAGGAGCGGCTCCAGTTTAACGAGGGCACGCTCTGGGCCGGGCAGCCGCACGACTACGCCCACCCCGGCGCGGCGCAATATCTCCCGGAACTCCGCCGCCTCCTCTTCGAGGGAAAGCAGAAGGAGGCGCAGGACCTGGCCATGGAGCATTTCATGTCCGAACCCCTGCGGCAACTGCCCTATCAGGCCTTCGGCGACGTGCTGCTGGATTTTGGCCACAAGGGGAAGACAAAAAAATACCGGCGCATGCTGGACCTGGACAGCGCCGCGGCGACGACGGTGTACGAGACGGGCGGGGTGCGGCACACGCGCGAGGTCTTCGCCAGCCACCCCGCACGGGCCATTGTGATGCGCCTCACGGCGTCCAAACCCGGCAAAATCTCCTTTGAGGCGCGCCTCACCAGCCCCCACACCCAGGCGGAAACCCTGTCCGTGGACGGGAACACGGCGGCCCTGCGGGGCCGCGTGGCGGACTACGCCTTTGACCCCGGCGGACCCGCAGTGCCCGGCGCGCTGCGCTTTGAGGCGCGCCTGTCCGCCGTGGCCGAGGGCGGCACAGTGGCGTCGGCGGACGGCGTGCTGCGCGTCAAAAACGCGGACAGTGTCACGCTGTACCTGGCGGCGGCCACGTCATACCGGGATTTCGGGGACGTGACGGGCGACCCGGAGGCGGTCTGCGCCGGCATCCTCGCCGCCGCCTCGGGCAGGGGCCATGACGCGCTGCGCGCGGAGCATCTCGCCGACCATCGGGGCCTGTTCCGCCGGGTCACGCTGGACCTGGGCGCGGCCCCGCCAGACCTGCCCACGGACGAGCGGGTGCGCCAATCCTCCAAAACCCCCGACCCGCAGCTCGCCGCGCTGCTCTTCCAGTACGGGCGCTACCTGCTCATCGCGTGCAGCCGGCCCGGCGGCCAGCCAGCCACGCTGCAGGGCCTGTGGAACGACAGCCTCACGCCGCCCTGGGACAGCAAGTACACCGTGAACATCAACACGGAAATGAACTACTGGCTGGCGGAGCCGGGCAACCTCTCCGAATGCCACCTGCCCCTCTTCGATGCGCTGGAGGAGGTGGCCCTCGCCGGGGCGAACGTCGCCCGTGAGCATTACGGGCTGCCCGGATGGGGGCTCCACCACAACTTCGACCTGTGGCGCGGCGCCGCGCCCATCAACCACAGTGACCACGGACTATGGCCCACGGGCGGCGCGTGGCTCTGCCAGCACCTCTGGTGGCACTGGCTCCACACCGGCGACCGGGACTTCCTGCGGGACCGCGCCTACCCGCTGATGCGCGGCGCGGCGGAGTTCTTCGCCGGATACCTCGTGGAGGACCCGCGCTCCGACCAGAAATGGCTCATCAGCGGGCCGTCCAACTCGCCCGAACAGGGCGGGCTGGTCATGGGCCCCGCCATGGACCACCAGATCATCCGGGGGCTCTTCGCCGACACCATCGCGGCGGCGGAGGAACTGGGCGTGGACGCCGAATTCCGCGAACAGCTCGCCGCGCTCCGCGCGCGCATTGCGCCGAACCAAATCGGACAGCACGGCCAGTTGCAGGAGTGGCTGGAGGACAAGGACGACCCGAAGAACGACCACCGCCACGTGTCGCACCTGTGGGCCCTGCACCCCGGAGAGGAAATCACCCCGGCCACGCCGGAACTCTTCGATGCGGCGCGGCAGTCCCTGCTGTTCCGGGGGGACGGCGGCACGGGCTGGTCCATGGCGTGGAAGGTGAACCTCTGGGCGCGCCTGGGCGACGGGGACCACGCGCTGAAGATGCTCGGCAACATGCTGGAACTGGTCGAGAGCGGCGCGAAAAACTACCGGCGCGGCGGCGTCTATCCCAACCTCTTCGACGCGCACCCGCCCTTCCAGATAGACGGCAACTTCGGCGCCGCCGCCGGCATCATCGGCATGCTCCTCCAGGACCATGAGGGGGTCCTGCGGCTCCTGCCCGCACTGCCCTCCGCCTGGCCCGACGGAAAGGTGACCGGACTCCGCGCGCGCGGCGGCTTCGAGGTGGACCTCGAATGGCGCGGCGGCGCGCTGAAAGAGGCCCGCGTCACCGCCACCCGCGCCGGAGAAACCGTGCTGGCCTGGGGTGAAACAAGAAAACCCGTGGCCCTTGCCGCCGGGGAGACGGTTGCCTGGCAGCCGGAGGCGCGGTAG